A genomic region of Capnocytophaga canimorsus contains the following coding sequences:
- a CDS encoding Na+/H+ antiporter NhaC family protein, producing the protein MELKKDFGFWAIVPLLVFVIIFLGGGLYFNNFYVLPSPLIALVGVVVAMLMFRAPLRDKINTFLKGCGEPSVLTMCIIYLLAGGFATVSKEIGSVDSIVNFGLSHIHPNYFPIVIFVLASFLSFASGTSVGSITALGSIVVDLALQSDTNLGLVGACLLSGAMFGDNLSLISDTTIAATQSMQCAMNEKMKANFRIALPAAILTLIILFIFGKTTTSQVFEVVHRPYEWILMTPYLLVVVLSLFGLNVFVTLFVGILYAGLLGLWFGKFDILALLNTTYEGFTSMSEIFFLSLFLGGLAALAEHFGGIRFLMNKIQRLIRSERSASFGIAALVSTVNTCVANNTVSILITGKISKKIADKYHIAPRNGASILDIFSCYVQGLVPYGAQVLALIKFSDDQMQYSDLFKYAFYLHLLLISTVVYMITIKKRSKRITSV; encoded by the coding sequence ATGGAATTAAAGAAAGATTTTGGCTTTTGGGCTATTGTTCCGCTATTGGTTTTCGTAATTATTTTTTTAGGGGGAGGATTGTATTTTAATAATTTTTACGTACTTCCTTCGCCGCTTATTGCGCTTGTAGGAGTAGTGGTAGCAATGCTGATGTTTCGCGCCCCGTTGCGAGATAAAATAAATACTTTCTTAAAAGGATGTGGTGAGCCAAGTGTGCTGACAATGTGTATTATATATTTGTTAGCAGGAGGATTTGCCACCGTTTCCAAAGAAATAGGAAGTGTGGATAGTATTGTAAATTTTGGTCTAAGCCATATTCACCCAAATTATTTTCCGATAGTTATTTTCGTATTGGCTTCCTTTTTATCCTTTGCTTCAGGGACTTCGGTAGGTTCAATCACCGCTTTAGGTTCTATTGTGGTGGATTTGGCATTGCAAAGCGATACGAATTTGGGGCTTGTGGGAGCCTGTTTACTTTCGGGGGCGATGTTTGGTGATAATCTTTCCTTAATTTCCGATACCACCATTGCCGCAACTCAAAGTATGCAATGTGCGATGAATGAAAAAATGAAAGCCAATTTCCGAATAGCACTTCCAGCAGCAATTCTTACTTTAATAATCCTTTTTATTTTTGGAAAAACGACCACTTCTCAAGTTTTTGAAGTGGTGCATCGTCCTTATGAATGGATATTGATGACTCCTTATCTATTGGTAGTTGTACTTTCACTTTTCGGATTGAATGTTTTTGTAACACTTTTTGTGGGGATATTATACGCAGGGCTGTTGGGACTATGGTTCGGCAAGTTTGATATACTTGCTTTACTCAATACCACTTATGAAGGGTTCACCTCGATGTCCGAAATTTTCTTTTTATCGCTCTTCTTGGGTGGATTGGCGGCTTTGGCAGAGCATTTTGGTGGTATCCGATTTTTGATGAATAAAATTCAACGACTCATTCGTAGTGAACGTTCGGCTAGTTTTGGTATTGCGGCTTTGGTCAGTACTGTAAATACTTGTGTGGCAAACAATACAGTTTCTATCCTTATTACAGGGAAAATCAGTAAGAAAATTGCCGATAAATACCATATTGCCCCTCGCAATGGCGCTTCAATATTGGACATATTTTCTTGTTATGTACAAGGATTGGTACCCTACGGTGCACAAGTATTAGCTCTAATAAAATTCAGTGACGACCAAATGCAGTATTCCGACCTTTTTAAATACGCTTTCTATCTGCATTTATTACTGATTTCTACCGTAGTTTATATGATAACGATTAAAAAAAGAAGTAAACGCATCACTTCGGTCTGA
- a CDS encoding PH domain-containing protein has translation MKSYKAKISCKPYLVTQLPIIIIALSFIVITQGFNWYLVLTIIIFYTILLWMTLRFHEKTNYSISGQDLLVSFTFVISFCEIINIQTIRKISKCNNIMPLGTMDRVTAPDSKALEIFYNKYETIKVSPKNESEFIKDLLEINPNIEVVF, from the coding sequence ATGAAGTCATATAAAGCTAAAATTAGTTGTAAACCATATTTGGTCACCCAGTTACCAATTATAATAATAGCCTTGAGCTTTATAGTAATAACTCAAGGTTTTAATTGGTATTTAGTTTTGACTATTATTATCTTTTATACGATACTTTTATGGATGACTTTACGGTTTCACGAGAAAACAAACTACTCTATCTCAGGTCAAGATTTATTGGTTTCATTTACATTTGTAATCAGTTTCTGTGAAATAATTAATATCCAAACTATTCGGAAAATATCTAAGTGTAATAACATTATGCCTTTAGGAACAATGGACAGAGTAACCGCTCCAGATAGTAAAGCACTTGAAATTTTTTACAATAAATACGAGACTATTAAAGTTTCTCCTAAGAATGAGTCCGAATTTATCAAAGATTTATTAGAAATAAACCCTAATATTGAAGTAGTTTTTTGA
- a CDS encoding PH domain-containing protein — protein sequence MKKVYKSKVDKFLFGIVIVITFFPLIFLLYELTSFGDRIIVATILLLLALVFGNCIWGIRYSIDQEFLTLKGGFFFKKKIAIKSIRKIEKVGFIAELGLGASLERIGVFYNKYDCFLISPKDRTAFIADLLEINPNIQVIV from the coding sequence ATGAAAAAAGTATATAAATCCAAAGTAGATAAATTCCTTTTTGGAATTGTTATCGTAATTACATTCTTTCCGCTTATATTCTTGTTATATGAGCTTACTTCTTTTGGAGATAGAATAATTGTGGCAACAATACTTTTGCTTTTGGCTTTAGTATTTGGAAATTGTATTTGGGGCATTCGATATAGTATTGACCAAGAATTCCTGACTTTAAAAGGAGGTTTCTTTTTCAAGAAAAAAATAGCTATTAAAAGTATCCGAAAAATAGAAAAAGTAGGCTTTATAGCAGAACTTGGACTGGGAGCATCACTTGAGCGTATCGGAGTTTTTTACAATAAATATGACTGCTTTCTGATTTCTCCAAAAGATAGAACTGCATTTATCGCTGATTTGTTGGAAATTAACCCTAATATTCAAGTAATTGTTTAA
- a CDS encoding galactokinase, with the protein MKKYIQEEFQKSYGQPCDKVFFAPARVNLIGEHIDYNGGLVMPCALENGTYLAVRKTNDNTFTFKSLNFPESTHQVTINHEGYTKNGSLWINYPLGCIDYFTREGAKFSGMEFLFYGNIPNGGGLSSSASIELVTSFALNSLFGLGKDQIELVKISQNVENEFVGVNCGIMDQFAIGMGKKEHAIILDCQTLDYTYTPFSLKDDTLLIINTNKERKLADSKYNERRATCEAALEIFNKNADFKDLCSIPAEYFEAHKNELTEEMQKRVKHVIYENLRVKESEKALKSGDVKRFGELMSASHKSLMEDYEVTGKELDTIYLESINFDGVTGVRMTGAGFGGCAIALVKNDRVEAYKKHITERYTEKIGYAPSVYDVSIGEGTREL; encoded by the coding sequence ATGAAAAAATATATACAAGAAGAATTTCAGAAAAGCTATGGGCAACCTTGTGATAAGGTTTTCTTTGCTCCGGCTCGTGTCAATTTGATTGGCGAACACATCGACTACAACGGCGGACTGGTGATGCCTTGTGCTCTTGAGAATGGAACGTATTTGGCGGTTCGCAAAACAAACGACAACACATTTACGTTCAAGAGCTTAAACTTTCCAGAATCAACACATCAGGTAACCATCAATCACGAAGGATATACCAAAAATGGAAGTCTTTGGATAAATTATCCGCTGGGTTGTATTGACTATTTTACACGTGAGGGTGCGAAATTCAGTGGAATGGAATTTCTCTTCTACGGAAATATTCCTAACGGTGGCGGACTTTCCTCTTCAGCTTCTATCGAACTTGTAACTTCCTTTGCTTTGAATTCTCTTTTCGGACTGGGAAAAGACCAAATTGAACTGGTGAAAATTTCACAAAACGTAGAAAACGAATTTGTGGGGGTAAATTGTGGTATTATGGACCAATTCGCTATCGGAATGGGAAAAAAAGAACACGCCATCATTTTGGATTGCCAAACGTTGGATTATACCTATACGCCTTTCAGCTTAAAAGATGATACCCTACTGATTATCAATACTAATAAAGAAAGAAAATTGGCAGATTCCAAATACAATGAGCGTCGTGCTACTTGCGAAGCAGCGTTGGAAATCTTCAACAAAAATGCCGATTTCAAAGACCTTTGTTCTATCCCTGCTGAGTACTTCGAGGCTCACAAAAACGAACTTACCGAAGAGATGCAAAAACGAGTTAAACACGTAATTTATGAGAACTTACGTGTAAAAGAAAGCGAAAAAGCCTTAAAATCAGGTGACGTGAAGCGTTTCGGAGAGTTGATGTCTGCCTCACACAAATCCTTAATGGAAGATTATGAAGTTACAGGCAAAGAACTGGATACCATCTATTTGGAAAGTATCAATTTTGATGGCGTTACGGGCGTTCGTATGACTGGAGCTGGTTTCGGAGGTTGTGCCATTGCACTGGTTAAAAACGACCGTGTAGAAGCCTACAAAAAGCACATTACTGAACGCTATACAGAAAAAATTGGGTACGCCCCATCGGTGTATGACGTGAGCATCGGCGAGGGAACTCGTGAACTATAA
- a CDS encoding aldose epimerase family protein: protein MKVKPNITQKPFGKHHDKQVTLFTLTNKNTMEVSVTNFGGIITSIKFPKDGKHIQTVLGFDTLEEYLSADYRKEYPYFGAIIGRNAGRIKNGKTTLNGQTIQLSVNHNQAQLHGGFEGFDSKVWEVVSVQDEPIPSVTFRYISADGEEGFPGEVTAEVTYSLTNENELRVDYYGTTNKPTILNLTQHAYFNLNTDSSNILNHHLQINGDRVSPLNPDYSPTGELRLVEGTQWDYRKPTLVHSDIDNAFPRQVSEEETVGSLICNESGIRMDVRTNHPVLHIYGGYYVPELHPKNRKATGQNAGICFECQGFADALNYPQFQSTQLNPQEEYKHFTIFKFIEIA, encoded by the coding sequence ATGAAAGTAAAACCCAATATTACACAAAAACCTTTTGGAAAACACCACGATAAACAGGTAACACTCTTTACCTTAACCAATAAAAACACGATGGAAGTATCAGTAACCAACTTTGGCGGTATCATCACTTCCATTAAATTCCCAAAAGACGGGAAACACATACAAACCGTTCTCGGATTTGACACGTTGGAAGAATACCTAAGTGCAGATTATCGCAAAGAATATCCGTATTTTGGAGCAATCATTGGGAGAAACGCCGGACGCATCAAAAATGGAAAAACAACCCTCAACGGACAGACAATCCAACTAAGCGTAAACCACAACCAAGCACAACTACACGGCGGTTTTGAAGGTTTTGACAGCAAAGTTTGGGAAGTCGTTTCGGTACAAGATGAACCAATTCCGTCTGTAACTTTCCGATATATTTCTGCCGATGGCGAAGAAGGCTTCCCAGGCGAAGTTACCGCAGAAGTAACCTATTCACTTACTAATGAAAACGAACTCCGAGTGGATTATTACGGAACTACCAACAAACCTACTATCCTGAACCTAACCCAACACGCTTATTTTAACCTGAACACCGATTCCAGCAATATTTTAAATCATCATTTACAGATTAATGGCGACAGAGTTTCTCCATTAAATCCTGATTATTCCCCAACAGGTGAACTACGCTTGGTGGAAGGCACACAATGGGATTATCGTAAGCCTACCCTTGTACACTCCGATATTGACAATGCCTTTCCACGTCAGGTTTCGGAGGAAGAAACCGTTGGGTCGCTCATTTGCAACGAAAGTGGTATTCGTATGGACGTGCGTACCAATCACCCCGTACTCCACATCTATGGCGGATACTATGTACCTGAACTACACCCCAAAAACAGAAAAGCTACTGGGCAGAATGCAGGAATATGTTTTGAATGCCAAGGTTTTGCCGATGCGTTGAATTATCCGCAGTTTCAATCCACGCAGTTAAATCCGCAGGAGGAATACAAACATTTTACTATTTTTAAGTTCATTGAAATAGCATAA
- the cmk gene encoding (d)CMP kinase, with the protein MSNKNKELKKIIIAIDGFSGTGKSTIAKGVAQELGYIYVDTGAMYRAVAYLAYQQGLIAVARVQNSEGKFESHEIIDKKSLLEVIKNSDLSFMTDPISGASQMHLNGKNIEKEIRSITIANHVSKVAKIPEVRSYLVELQRKMAEKKGVVMDGRDIGTVVFPDAELKIFMTASESIRAQRRYDELLAKGEQVQLHQVLKNIQERDEMDTNRTESPLRKAQDAIELDNSQTTIAQMVKTIVDLARKQIQL; encoded by the coding sequence TTGAGTAACAAGAATAAGGAATTGAAAAAGATAATCATTGCCATTGATGGCTTTTCGGGTACGGGTAAAAGCACTATTGCCAAAGGGGTTGCGCAAGAATTAGGATACATTTATGTAGATACAGGGGCGATGTATCGTGCCGTAGCTTATTTGGCTTATCAGCAAGGACTTATAGCTGTAGCCAGAGTTCAAAATTCTGAAGGAAAATTTGAATCTCACGAAATTATTGATAAAAAATCACTTTTAGAAGTTATTAAAAACAGTGATTTAAGCTTTATGACCGACCCTATTTCTGGAGCTTCTCAAATGCATCTGAATGGAAAGAATATTGAAAAAGAGATTCGAAGCATTACAATTGCTAATCACGTCAGCAAGGTAGCCAAAATTCCTGAGGTGCGTTCCTATCTGGTGGAATTACAACGGAAAATGGCTGAAAAAAAAGGAGTGGTGATGGACGGAAGGGATATTGGAACGGTAGTTTTCCCCGATGCTGAGCTGAAAATATTTATGACTGCTTCCGAAAGCATTCGAGCTCAACGCCGATATGATGAACTTCTTGCCAAAGGAGAGCAAGTACAACTTCATCAGGTACTTAAGAATATACAAGAACGCGATGAAATGGATACAAATCGCACCGAATCTCCTCTGCGTAAAGCCCAAGATGCTATTGAGTTGGATAATTCACAAACCACCATAGCCCAAATGGTGAAAACCATTGTTGATTTGGCACGAAAACAAATACAATTATGA
- a CDS encoding ABC transporter ATP-binding protein codes for MIKAKNIHKTYGGLEVLKGVDIEVKKGEVISIVGASGAGKTTLLQILGTLEAMNPLPDATLFINDVDIKSLSSNKLAKFRNEHIGFIFQFHQLLPEFTALENICIPAYIKGISKKEAENRAMELLSFLNLTQRAGHKPEALSGGEQQRVAVARALMNRPAVVFADEPSGNLDSESAENLHQLFFELRKTFGQTFVIVTHNEDLANMADRKLTMSDGKFL; via the coding sequence ATGATAAAAGCGAAAAATATACACAAAACCTACGGAGGATTAGAAGTTCTCAAAGGGGTAGATATTGAAGTAAAAAAAGGTGAGGTTATTTCCATCGTAGGTGCTTCTGGAGCAGGAAAAACTACACTTTTGCAAATTCTCGGTACTCTTGAGGCGATGAATCCATTACCCGATGCTACTCTTTTTATAAACGATGTAGATATTAAATCGTTATCTTCTAATAAATTGGCAAAATTCCGTAATGAACATATTGGATTTATTTTTCAATTTCATCAATTATTGCCTGAATTTACAGCTTTGGAAAATATTTGCATTCCTGCATATATCAAAGGAATTTCTAAAAAAGAAGCCGAAAATCGCGCTATGGAATTGTTATCCTTTTTGAATCTTACTCAACGTGCAGGGCATAAACCTGAAGCACTCTCAGGTGGAGAGCAACAGCGTGTGGCTGTGGCACGTGCTTTGATGAATCGTCCAGCGGTGGTTTTTGCCGATGAACCCAGTGGTAATTTGGATTCGGAAAGTGCTGAAAACCTGCATCAGCTTTTTTTCGAATTGCGAAAAACCTTTGGGCAAACTTTCGTAATTGTAACTCATAATGAAGATTTAGCCAATATGGCAGACAGAAAGCTCACAATGTCTGACGGTAAGTTTCTGTAA
- a CDS encoding TIGR02757 family protein has product MELAEIKSFLDEKVRQYNRPEFVEKDPMQIPKMFSVKEDIEIAAFLSAAIAWGQRKTIISNGLKIMQLMDNSPYEFVLQHTSSDLKHFEGFVHRTFNATDLEQFIISLKNIYLHHGGLENAFAQSIENDDLQLGISNFKSLFFTDVKYPRSLKHLSDPRKGSSAKRINMFLRWMVRNDKAGVDFGIWKKIRPAQLSCPLDVHTGNVGRALGLITRKQNDAKALTELDSYLRQFDPEDPAKYDFALFGLGIFEGFGR; this is encoded by the coding sequence ATGGAGCTTGCCGAAATAAAATCTTTTCTTGATGAAAAGGTAAGACAATATAACCGCCCTGAATTTGTGGAAAAAGACCCTATGCAAATTCCGAAGATGTTTTCTGTTAAAGAAGATATCGAGATCGCAGCATTTTTATCGGCAGCCATAGCTTGGGGGCAACGCAAAACAATCATAAGTAACGGACTGAAAATAATGCAATTGATGGATAATTCGCCTTATGAATTTGTTTTACAACATACCTCTTCTGATTTGAAGCATTTTGAGGGATTTGTACACCGCACTTTTAACGCTACGGATTTAGAGCAGTTCATAATTAGTCTGAAAAACATTTACTTGCATCACGGAGGACTTGAAAATGCTTTCGCCCAAAGTATTGAAAATGATGACCTACAATTGGGTATTTCCAACTTTAAGAGTTTATTTTTTACTGATGTTAAGTATCCAAGAAGCCTCAAACATCTTTCCGACCCTCGTAAAGGTTCTTCAGCCAAGCGTATCAATATGTTTTTACGTTGGATGGTTCGCAATGATAAGGCTGGGGTTGATTTTGGAATTTGGAAGAAAATAAGACCTGCACAACTTTCTTGTCCGCTTGATGTGCACACCGGAAATGTGGGACGTGCATTGGGTTTAATTACACGAAAACAAAACGATGCCAAAGCATTAACTGAATTAGATAGTTACCTAAGACAATTCGACCCTGAAGACCCAGCCAAGTATGATTTTGCTCTTTTCGGATTGGGTATTTTTGAAGGTTTTGGTAGATAA
- the hemW gene encoding radical SAM family heme chaperone HemW: protein MHSLYIHIPFCKQACHYCDFHFSTTLKRKSEMVDSICKELFIRQEEANNPLKAIYLGGGTPSILSIDELKQIFETINKYYTIASDAEITLEANPDDFFEKKCSGRKFLSELKRLKINRLSIGVQSFFEEDLKWMNRAHNAKQTIELLEETSDFFDNISIDLIYGLPNMSQERWLENLNKVIQYKIPHVSAYALTVEPKTALHQFIVRGKYPDVDENKSHAQFMTMVDFLEKENFIHYELSNFGKTGYFSKNNTAYWEGKKYMGIGPSAHSFNGVERSWNISNNIKYIQQINAGILPSQREVLSLNDQYNELIMTGIRTQKGISLKAVEQRFGEKMSDYLQKQANKFIQQQLLEISDNCLKTTRNGKFLSDGIASDLFFV from the coding sequence TTGCACAGCCTTTACATTCATATTCCTTTTTGCAAACAAGCGTGTCATTATTGTGATTTTCACTTTTCTACCACTTTAAAACGAAAATCGGAAATGGTAGATAGCATTTGTAAAGAACTGTTTATAAGGCAGGAAGAAGCTAACAATCCTCTAAAAGCTATTTACTTGGGCGGTGGTACTCCAAGCATTTTATCGATTGATGAACTCAAACAGATTTTTGAAACCATCAATAAATATTATACGATTGCCTCTGATGCCGAAATTACCTTAGAGGCAAATCCTGATGATTTCTTTGAAAAAAAATGCAGTGGCAGAAAATTTCTATCTGAATTAAAAAGACTAAAAATCAACAGATTAAGCATCGGTGTGCAGTCTTTCTTTGAAGAAGATTTAAAATGGATGAATCGGGCTCATAACGCCAAACAAACAATAGAATTGTTAGAGGAAACTTCTGATTTTTTTGATAACATTAGCATTGACCTTATTTATGGACTTCCCAATATGTCGCAAGAGCGTTGGTTGGAAAACCTAAATAAAGTAATACAATATAAAATCCCTCACGTTTCAGCTTATGCACTGACGGTAGAGCCCAAAACCGCTCTTCATCAATTCATTGTTCGCGGAAAATACCCTGATGTTGACGAAAATAAATCACACGCTCAATTTATGACTATGGTTGATTTTTTAGAAAAAGAAAATTTCATACATTATGAGCTTTCCAATTTCGGAAAAACGGGGTATTTCAGTAAAAATAATACTGCATATTGGGAAGGTAAAAAGTATATGGGAATAGGACCTTCAGCACATAGCTTCAATGGCGTTGAACGAAGTTGGAACATTTCAAACAACATCAAATACATTCAACAAATTAACGCAGGAATTTTGCCTTCACAACGTGAAGTTCTAAGCTTAAATGACCAGTATAACGAACTTATTATGACTGGAATACGAACTCAAAAAGGAATTTCATTAAAGGCTGTGGAACAACGTTTTGGTGAAAAAATGTCAGATTATTTACAAAAACAAGCCAATAAGTTTATCCAGCAACAATTGTTAGAGATTTCTGATAACTGCCTAAAAACGACACGCAACGGAAAGTTTTTATCCGATGGGATAGCCTCCGACCTATTTTTTGTTTGA
- the ruvC gene encoding crossover junction endodeoxyribonuclease RuvC: protein MEKIILGIDPGTTIMGFGLIKVVKQQISLLQLNELQLKKYDNHYLKLRIIFERTLELIDSYHPDELAIEAPFFGKNVQSMLKLGRAQGVAMAAGLSRQIPITEYEPKKVKMAITGNGNASKEQVAKMLQQMLNIEQMPQFLDATDGLAVAVCHHFNSGKIVAGKSYSSWESFVNQNQDRIG, encoded by the coding sequence TTGGAAAAAATCATTTTAGGTATCGACCCAGGAACTACCATTATGGGCTTTGGACTGATAAAAGTGGTTAAGCAACAAATCAGTTTGTTACAACTCAATGAATTGCAGCTCAAAAAATACGACAATCATTATTTGAAACTGCGTATTATTTTTGAAAGAACCCTTGAGCTAATTGATTCTTACCACCCTGATGAGTTGGCTATTGAAGCACCTTTTTTCGGGAAAAATGTGCAATCAATGTTAAAATTAGGGCGCGCTCAAGGTGTAGCTATGGCTGCAGGGCTCTCACGACAAATCCCCATCACCGAATATGAACCTAAAAAGGTGAAAATGGCTATCACAGGCAATGGTAATGCTTCCAAAGAACAAGTGGCTAAAATGTTACAACAAATGCTAAACATAGAGCAAATGCCCCAATTTTTAGATGCTACCGATGGCTTGGCTGTAGCAGTTTGCCATCATTTCAATTCGGGTAAAATTGTAGCGGGTAAATCGTACAGTAGTTGGGAATCATTCGTGAATCAGAATCAAGACCGTATAGGGTAA
- the pyrH gene encoding UMP kinase, translating into MKYKRILLKLSGEALMGSRQHGIDPARLKEYAIEIKEVVKQGVEVAIVIGGGNIFRGVAGASNGMDRVQGDYMGMLATVINSLALQSALEEEGVFTRLQTAITMEAIAEPFIRRRAVRHLEKGRVVIFGAGTGNPYFTTDSAAVLRAIEINADVILKGTRVDGIYTADPEKDKNATKFERITFDEVMDKGLKVMDMTAFTLSQENKLPIIVFDMNKKGNLSKVVTGENVGTIVDL; encoded by the coding sequence ATGAAATATAAAAGAATTCTGTTGAAACTCAGTGGAGAAGCCCTAATGGGAAGTCGTCAGCACGGGATAGACCCTGCTCGGCTCAAAGAATATGCCATTGAAATCAAGGAAGTTGTAAAACAAGGCGTAGAGGTAGCTATTGTTATCGGCGGAGGAAATATTTTTCGCGGGGTAGCAGGTGCTAGTAACGGAATGGACAGAGTACAAGGAGATTATATGGGGATGCTCGCAACAGTGATTAACTCGCTGGCTTTGCAGAGTGCTTTGGAAGAAGAAGGTGTTTTTACCCGATTACAAACCGCTATCACTATGGAAGCCATTGCAGAACCCTTCATTCGCCGACGTGCTGTACGGCATCTAGAAAAAGGGCGTGTAGTCATTTTCGGCGCAGGTACTGGAAATCCGTATTTTACTACTGATTCAGCTGCGGTGTTAAGGGCTATCGAAATCAATGCAGATGTTATTTTGAAAGGAACTCGTGTGGATGGAATTTATACCGCTGACCCTGAAAAAGATAAAAATGCTACCAAGTTTGAACGTATCACCTTTGATGAAGTAATGGATAAAGGATTAAAAGTGATGGATATGACAGCTTTTACTTTAAGTCAGGAGAATAAACTGCCTATAATTGTTTTTGATATGAACAAAAAAGGAAATCTATCAAAAGTAGTGACAGGCGAAAACGTGGGAACCATAGTTGATTTATAA
- the frr gene encoding ribosome recycling factor, with product MNEEIDIILDSTDEAMQAALAHLDKSLSNIRAGKASPQMLGSVFVDYYGSQTPLNQVANVSAPDSRTITIQPWERSMIQPIEKAIMVANLGFNPMNNGDVVIISVPPLTEERRKELVKQAKGECEDAKISIRNARQDANKEIKKTETSEDIKKGAEESVQQLTDKYIKKVDEIFVLKEAEILKV from the coding sequence ATGAATGAAGAAATAGATATTATTTTAGATAGCACTGATGAGGCAATGCAAGCCGCTTTGGCTCACTTAGACAAGTCATTGTCAAATATTCGTGCCGGAAAGGCAAGTCCGCAAATGTTAGGAAGTGTTTTTGTGGATTATTATGGTTCACAAACTCCTTTGAATCAGGTGGCAAATGTAAGTGCTCCTGACTCAAGAACCATCACCATTCAGCCTTGGGAAAGGAGTATGATTCAGCCTATTGAAAAAGCCATTATGGTGGCAAATTTGGGGTTTAATCCTATGAATAATGGTGATGTGGTGATAATTAGCGTTCCACCACTAACCGAAGAACGCCGAAAGGAATTAGTAAAACAAGCCAAAGGAGAGTGCGAAGATGCTAAAATAAGTATTCGCAACGCGCGTCAAGATGCTAATAAAGAGATAAAAAAAACCGAAACTTCAGAGGATATAAAAAAAGGAGCAGAAGAGAGTGTTCAGCAGCTCACCGATAAGTACATTAAGAAGGTAGATGAAATTTTTGTACTCAAAGAAGCTGAAATTTTAAAGGTTTAA
- a CDS encoding GlsB/YeaQ/YmgE family stress response membrane protein, giving the protein MGTGIIGTLIIGAIAGWLGGTIYKGSGLGLIGNIIVGILGSFVGYWLLGTVLNISLGGGWIGAIFTGAAGAIVILFLLNLIFKGKK; this is encoded by the coding sequence ATGGGAACAGGTATCATTGGAACACTTATCATTGGAGCCATTGCAGGTTGGCTCGGAGGAACTATCTATAAAGGTAGTGGACTTGGACTAATCGGGAATATCATTGTTGGTATTTTGGGTAGTTTTGTTGGATATTGGCTTTTAGGAACCGTATTGAATATCTCTTTAGGAGGAGGTTGGATTGGAGCTATTTTCACAGGAGCTGCTGGGGCTATTGTTATTTTATTTTTACTTAACTTGATATTTAAGGGGAAAAAGTAG
- a CDS encoding GatB/YqeY domain-containing protein: protein MSLQAEIMEALKVAMKAKDTVSLEALRAIKSVILLAKTESGASEELSEADEMKLLQKLVKQRKDSASLYKEQGREDLAQPELAQAAVIEKFLPKQLSEAEIEAEVTQVITSLGASGMKDMGKVMAQATAQLAGKADGKAISTIVKKLLS, encoded by the coding sequence ATGAGTTTACAAGCAGAAATAATGGAAGCCTTAAAAGTTGCTATGAAAGCTAAAGATACAGTTTCTTTAGAAGCTTTACGAGCAATAAAATCGGTAATTTTATTAGCGAAAACAGAATCGGGAGCCTCAGAAGAGCTCTCTGAAGCCGACGAGATGAAACTCCTCCAAAAGTTAGTCAAACAACGTAAAGACAGTGCTTCACTATACAAAGAACAAGGTAGGGAAGATTTGGCTCAACCCGAATTAGCTCAAGCCGCTGTTATTGAAAAATTCTTGCCCAAGCAACTTTCTGAGGCTGAAATTGAAGCTGAAGTTACTCAAGTAATTACTTCATTAGGCGCTTCTGGAATGAAAGATATGGGTAAGGTAATGGCTCAAGCTACGGCTCAATTGGCTGGTAAAGCTGACGGGAAAGCCATTTCGACCATTGTAAAAAAATTATTGTCATAA